In Eupeodes corollae chromosome 3, idEupCoro1.1, whole genome shotgun sequence, a single genomic region encodes these proteins:
- the LOC129951327 gene encoding uncharacterized protein LOC129951327, whose translation MDKFGLPKKVNRHVIKAIYEGLEKPNLSNIYGFVKEKMKNNVPVPFLKTVVRQSLQNFHELGVIERKGTNYYRRECVDSTPIIPSKPINTGIFKKTVQTEKESNLNPNKRKRLTHSDDSIPENDPHSSLKRLRTSKPLSRKGHGVYLPRARSHHQDEIYECVEIDEQSSPGSHSDSDSECNSEGKEEKTSFFSTTEIVPSKSNENISKVTDSQSRINELSKFNINSVQVRVKKLDVLNKIDTQIDERRIEDLQCSESHQIPNESKHSNEKMTDENINDRLSLQSSLKLNEEPKSSEFNETKNEQQN comes from the exons aTGGATAAATTCGGTTTACCTAAAAAAGTTAATCGTCATGTTATCAAAGCTATTTATGAGGGATTAGAAAAACCAAATCTTTCAAATATTTACggttttgtaaaagaaaaaatgaaaaataatgtaccAGTACCGTTTTTGAAGACTGTAGTAAGGCAATCGCTTCAAAATTTTCACGAGCTTGGTGTTATTGAGAGGAAAGGCACAAATTACTATAGAAGAGAGTGCGTAGATTCAACCCCAATAATCCCCTCAAAACCTATAAATACAGGTATTTTCAAAAAGACG GTTCAGACAGAAAAAGAAAGTAATTTAAAtcccaacaaaagaaaaagacttACCCATAGTGACGACTCAATTCCTGAGAATGATCCTCATAGTTCATTAAAACGACTTCGCACAAGTAAACCCCTTTCGCGGAAGGGTCATGGGGTTTATTTGCCAAGAGCTAGATCGCATCACCAAGATGAAATCTATGAATGTGTTGAAATAGACGAACAGTCCAGCCCTGGTTCtcattctgattctgattctgaatGTAACTCTGAAGGAAAG gaggagaaaacatcatttttttcaacaacCGAAATCGTTCCCTCTAAATCAAACGAAAATATTAGTAAAGTGACTGATTCGCAATCACGGATAAATGAACTAAGTAAATTTAACATTAATTCAGTTCAAGTTCGTGTCAAGAAATTGGacgtattaaataaaattgacacaCAAATAGACGAACGGCGGATTGAAGATCTACAATGTTCGGAAAGTCATCAAATCCCAAATGAATCCAaacattcaaatgaaaaaatgacCGACGAAAATATCAATGATAGGTTGTCTCTTCAAAGTAGCTTAAAATTGAACGAAGAACCAAAAAGCTCGGAATTCAATGAAACGaaaaatgaacaacaaaactaa